A single genomic interval of Aureliella helgolandensis harbors:
- a CDS encoding alkaline phosphatase D family protein, translated as MTKQLSVLWIACLLLPGLRLHADDSVGPYIGTVKTTEAYLLYRPGNEPSQLRLTVMDEQGAKVSAVDVQSKAEHDFVAKFHVVGLTPDTTYQYQVEKLESGGASLVAGGDSSFHFTTVPTERGGQVFKVAFLSCVNDSTDPVWQEMSKHNLDLLCFGGDTPYADTGNLADLRNKHRHLLQRPELATLCKSVPLVGTWDDHDFGKNNGNGKSAAGLKENTRRAFVEYRAQAQYGHGDEGIYQKADGGALEVFLLDARWFSQTEPSPADPNQSTCFGKEQWQWLLNSLRRSEAPFKVLLQGQIWQDKKNSETDDMHTYYAERDALLDFIKHEGISGVVLVGGDIHVSRYLVHPQRVGYDLHDFIISPGHTSVIPTLNVYHQDLEWSRVKPNQFLTMTADTTRAVPVLTVKYLDKDGQENFTKTITYDQLTATPDTGILQDLRAYWSFDGDTKNRSKLGSRLDGELIGGATVNSNEGVRGGALHLSRSLGQHLSVSRSMLDDNAPSYTVSSWIRPASLPDHGSQDRCFILESNVTNHCNLPKASNSGYAISVGLRACTDADKINLQLYTETLVPQPAGSQRSPSSKPQGGFDCLLERSLFSDWTHVAVTFDSEHLQLYINGELGNVYALPITGPIAELGGLVIGGHRAGEGRNFDGLIDEVAIWNRVLSASEIAAIYDRGTAQDLLDN; from the coding sequence ATGACGAAACAACTCTCGGTGCTTTGGATCGCCTGCCTACTTCTGCCCGGCCTGAGATTGCACGCAGATGACTCCGTCGGTCCCTATATCGGCACGGTAAAGACTACGGAAGCGTACCTGTTGTACCGGCCGGGAAACGAGCCGTCCCAGCTGCGATTGACCGTCATGGATGAACAGGGAGCAAAAGTCTCAGCGGTTGATGTACAAAGCAAAGCCGAGCATGATTTTGTTGCAAAATTTCACGTGGTGGGACTCACACCAGATACCACGTATCAATACCAGGTCGAGAAGCTGGAGTCCGGCGGCGCCAGTCTGGTTGCCGGTGGTGATTCCAGTTTCCATTTCACAACCGTGCCTACCGAACGTGGAGGGCAAGTATTTAAGGTCGCGTTCCTGTCTTGTGTCAACGACTCCACCGATCCGGTTTGGCAGGAGATGTCCAAGCACAATCTTGACCTCTTGTGCTTTGGCGGTGACACCCCGTACGCCGACACTGGCAATCTTGCCGATCTCAGAAACAAGCATCGACATCTGCTCCAGCGTCCCGAGCTGGCGACGCTATGCAAGAGCGTACCGCTTGTCGGTACCTGGGACGACCACGACTTTGGTAAGAACAACGGCAACGGGAAGAGTGCGGCCGGATTGAAAGAAAACACGCGGCGCGCGTTTGTCGAATACCGCGCGCAAGCGCAGTACGGTCACGGAGACGAAGGCATCTACCAGAAGGCTGATGGGGGCGCGCTGGAAGTGTTCTTACTCGATGCACGGTGGTTTTCTCAAACGGAACCCTCCCCCGCTGATCCGAACCAATCTACCTGTTTTGGCAAAGAGCAGTGGCAGTGGTTGTTGAATAGCCTCCGGCGGAGTGAAGCTCCTTTCAAAGTTCTGCTGCAGGGACAAATTTGGCAAGACAAAAAGAATAGCGAAACCGATGACATGCACACATACTACGCGGAGCGTGATGCGTTGCTGGATTTTATCAAGCACGAGGGAATCTCCGGTGTCGTATTGGTCGGTGGCGATATTCATGTCTCGCGTTATTTGGTACATCCTCAGCGTGTTGGCTATGATTTGCACGACTTCATCATCTCGCCAGGCCATACCAGCGTCATTCCTACGCTCAATGTCTACCATCAAGATCTCGAATGGTCGCGCGTCAAGCCAAACCAGTTCCTGACCATGACCGCTGATACCACGCGCGCCGTCCCGGTTCTAACCGTGAAGTATCTGGACAAAGATGGGCAAGAAAATTTCACCAAGACGATAACCTACGACCAGCTCACAGCCACACCTGACACGGGCATTCTCCAGGACTTGCGTGCCTACTGGAGTTTTGATGGCGATACCAAGAATCGTTCCAAGCTAGGCAGCCGCCTTGACGGGGAACTGATTGGCGGTGCCACGGTGAACAGCAATGAGGGAGTGCGTGGTGGTGCGTTACACCTGTCTCGTTCGCTAGGGCAGCATCTGAGCGTGTCACGTTCGATGCTCGATGACAACGCCCCAAGCTATACGGTTTCGAGCTGGATTCGGCCAGCCTCACTCCCCGATCATGGCAGCCAGGACCGCTGCTTCATTCTGGAAAGCAATGTCACGAATCACTGCAATTTGCCGAAAGCATCTAACAGCGGGTATGCAATCTCTGTTGGACTTAGGGCATGTACCGATGCCGACAAGATTAACCTACAGCTGTATACCGAGACGCTTGTCCCTCAGCCAGCCGGTTCGCAGCGTTCTCCGAGCAGTAAGCCTCAGGGGGGATTCGACTGTTTGCTGGAACGCTCTCTATTCTCCGATTGGACGCATGTTGCCGTTACGTTTGATTCAGAGCACTTGCAGCTGTACATCAACGGAGAGCTGGGCAATGTCTATGCCTTGCCCATTACCGGGCCAATCGCAGAATTGGGTGGTTTGGTCATCGGTGGCCACCGCGCCGGAGAGGGGCGAAATTTCGACGGCTTGATCGATGAAGTCGCAATCTGGAACCGCGTCCTCTCGGCATCGGAGATCGCCGCGATCTACGACCGGGGCACCGCACAGGACCTGCTCGACAACTGA
- a CDS encoding protein-tyrosine phosphatase family protein — translation MDFKKDMVRPLASHRALLLCWAFVLAGSMGCTPATSSHPPTAEALQTTSDIEEPAQYPRTIPNDLLPNAIQVHEKVFSGGQPAGTAAFQELADLGIKTIICVDGARPDLESARQFGFKYVHLPHGYDGIPAKRIEELAKVVRDADGPIYIHCHHGKHRSPAAASVACVSAGLMPRELALQVLTLAGTSPSYRGLFQAAERALPIAPTVLDALPSEFPEAVAIPPMADAMIEIDHLYEQLHAVAAAHWSSPSDHPDLEPAHVALMLREQFTELLRTEETQTQPESFQTMLRESETATLELEELLREGAVAKPSPDLLQALQSKTEAIGRNCKACHEAFRDIPLSEK, via the coding sequence ATGGACTTTAAAAAGGATATGGTTCGCCCGCTTGCGTCGCATCGCGCATTGCTTCTCTGCTGGGCATTCGTTTTGGCCGGGAGCATGGGATGCACACCCGCGACTTCTAGCCACCCGCCAACTGCTGAAGCTCTGCAAACCACTTCTGACATTGAGGAGCCAGCTCAGTACCCACGAACCATTCCCAACGATTTACTGCCCAATGCGATTCAAGTTCATGAGAAAGTTTTCTCCGGCGGACAACCCGCTGGCACAGCCGCTTTCCAGGAATTAGCCGACCTCGGTATCAAAACGATCATCTGTGTCGATGGCGCAAGGCCGGATCTTGAGTCGGCTCGGCAGTTTGGATTCAAATACGTTCATTTGCCACATGGCTACGATGGAATCCCGGCAAAGCGAATCGAAGAATTGGCCAAGGTCGTTCGCGATGCTGATGGACCGATCTACATTCACTGCCATCATGGTAAACATCGAAGTCCTGCGGCCGCCAGCGTCGCTTGCGTGTCCGCAGGGTTAATGCCTCGCGAACTTGCATTGCAGGTACTAACTCTAGCGGGAACAAGTCCCAGCTATCGAGGACTATTCCAAGCGGCTGAACGAGCGTTGCCGATTGCCCCCACAGTGCTCGATGCCCTACCATCGGAGTTTCCTGAAGCGGTCGCGATACCTCCCATGGCCGATGCGATGATTGAAATCGACCATCTGTACGAGCAACTGCACGCGGTCGCTGCAGCTCACTGGAGCAGTCCCTCGGATCATCCCGACCTGGAGCCGGCTCATGTCGCGTTGATGCTGCGCGAACAGTTCACCGAACTGCTTCGCACGGAAGAAACGCAAACGCAACCGGAGTCATTCCAAACGATGCTGAGAGAATCGGAAACGGCCACTCTGGAACTCGAAGAACTATTGAGGGAAGGGGCGGTGGCCAAGCCGTCTCCCGATTTACTCCAAGCCCTACAGTCAAAGACAGAAGCCATTGGGCGCAACTGTAAGGCATGCCATGAGGCATTCCGCGACATACCGTTGAGCGAGAAATAG
- a CDS encoding efflux RND transporter permease subunit: protein MKLKQTQAKLPQTFYQRWSLAIVVATLVFLPWVMYSAGKAVQSNVNRVEDWLPKSFEETQNLAWFRQHFASDQFVIVSWEGCRLGDLDAATPDDPRLEILAELLVPSDSQNMAGERRATGGEAELSAADQEARKRYFKSVVTGRRILDRLTNPPLNLSVQVANHRLQGSMIGPDGSQTCLIVTLHDAAVAELKQVLGTGQKRIFRENVPPGLLRRLIAQAGIAKVDVHLGGPPVDNHAIDEEGERTLIRLAGLSGLLGLGLAWWSLRSIPLTLIVFFCGVMSTATSLAIVGWTGQNFDAILMSMPSLVYVLAISGAVHLVNYYREAVQTQGLYAAAERAVQHAWKPALLCSVTTAVGLLSLSVSELVPIRKFGIYSAAGVMSLVLIVYFFLPAALQLSRIGRYWLLRPEHLALGTGAENKTASYSERIWEVVARFIVGHYRSVAALGILVTLGVGFGLRYTDSNIDLLKLFDSRAKILQDYRWLEANLGKLVPLEIVVRFPTNLQLENEQQAGDEYDWSALSFVQRLETVTRLQHLIEQKFGPGGQDLVGPSLSAASFAPSLPAANTGNFGFIQRKALNARLRRSRGELAEAGFLKIDAQDGSELWRISLRVAAFRDVDYGQFVRELQGITQPLLEAYHMRAEVLSELARLAPDNSPVGKQVMLWSHCGGEYSQQQTHETFQMLLISLLEEYRCEVQLLTEDPRTKPLNDLELLSKLDAVVLFGDFTNADVGLVRAGVPDTIDARFNVDFGGSPKRPDTGAKDLGDLSAIYTGVVPIVYQAQRALLNSLVESTWWSFLTITPIMMLVSRSFLAGAVAMLPNAVPVLWIFGGMGWLGIEIDIGSMMTASIALGVAVDDTIHFLARYREELTHSSNRQEAIVSTYRHCAVPTLQATLISGLGLSVFAFSTFTPTQRFGWLMLCILVAGGIAELVLLPALLASPLGRLFSVHRHPSKTSLLLDRLYRKWRCDAAMDALQGPSQPHCENASQRTL from the coding sequence ATGAAGCTCAAGCAAACTCAAGCAAAGTTGCCGCAAACTTTTTACCAGAGGTGGAGTCTGGCGATTGTCGTTGCGACACTCGTCTTTCTACCCTGGGTCATGTACTCAGCCGGTAAAGCGGTGCAGAGCAACGTGAATCGAGTGGAGGATTGGCTTCCGAAGTCTTTCGAAGAAACTCAGAATTTAGCTTGGTTTCGCCAGCACTTCGCGTCGGACCAGTTCGTTATTGTCAGCTGGGAGGGCTGTCGCCTGGGCGACCTGGATGCAGCCACCCCCGATGATCCACGACTGGAAATTTTAGCAGAACTGCTCGTGCCCTCCGATTCTCAAAATATGGCAGGGGAGAGGAGAGCTACGGGGGGGGAGGCGGAATTGTCGGCTGCCGATCAAGAAGCGCGAAAGCGCTATTTTAAGTCGGTCGTGACCGGCAGACGCATTCTCGATCGACTGACCAACCCACCGCTGAATCTATCTGTGCAAGTTGCCAACCATCGACTTCAGGGATCCATGATTGGGCCTGACGGGAGCCAAACTTGCTTGATCGTGACACTGCATGACGCGGCTGTTGCTGAATTGAAGCAAGTCCTTGGGACGGGACAGAAACGGATTTTTCGCGAGAATGTACCGCCAGGCCTGCTGCGTCGGTTGATCGCTCAAGCGGGAATCGCCAAGGTTGATGTCCATCTGGGAGGCCCGCCTGTCGACAACCATGCCATTGATGAAGAGGGGGAGCGTACGCTCATCCGACTGGCTGGTCTGTCGGGACTGCTGGGGCTCGGATTGGCATGGTGGTCGCTACGTAGCATTCCATTGACCCTGATTGTTTTTTTCTGTGGAGTCATGAGTACGGCTACTTCCCTAGCAATCGTGGGGTGGACCGGCCAGAATTTCGACGCGATTCTGATGTCCATGCCCTCGCTTGTGTATGTGCTAGCGATCTCAGGTGCAGTGCATCTGGTCAACTACTATCGAGAGGCGGTTCAAACTCAAGGTCTCTATGCGGCGGCCGAACGAGCGGTCCAGCACGCTTGGAAGCCGGCTTTGCTCTGCTCGGTGACTACGGCAGTTGGCTTGCTGTCGCTATCGGTCAGCGAATTGGTTCCCATTCGTAAGTTCGGCATCTATTCAGCAGCCGGTGTCATGAGCCTGGTGCTGATCGTCTATTTTTTCCTGCCTGCCGCACTACAGCTTTCCAGAATAGGACGGTATTGGCTTCTACGCCCTGAGCATTTAGCTTTGGGCACCGGCGCGGAGAACAAGACCGCGTCCTACTCGGAGCGTATATGGGAGGTGGTGGCAAGGTTTATCGTGGGACATTACCGCAGCGTTGCCGCGTTGGGCATCTTGGTCACCCTGGGGGTTGGCTTTGGCTTGCGGTATACCGATTCCAATATCGACCTGCTGAAACTTTTTGATTCGCGCGCGAAGATCTTGCAAGACTATCGGTGGCTGGAAGCGAACCTTGGCAAACTAGTGCCACTGGAAATCGTAGTGCGATTTCCAACCAACCTACAACTCGAAAATGAGCAACAGGCTGGAGATGAATACGACTGGAGTGCGTTGAGCTTCGTGCAACGATTGGAGACGGTGACTCGCCTGCAACATCTGATCGAGCAAAAATTTGGCCCAGGGGGGCAGGACTTGGTAGGTCCCTCGCTCTCGGCCGCCTCGTTTGCACCGAGTCTACCCGCCGCCAACACTGGCAATTTCGGTTTTATCCAGCGCAAGGCGCTGAATGCCCGACTGCGGAGGAGTCGAGGCGAGTTGGCAGAGGCCGGATTCCTTAAAATTGATGCGCAGGATGGTAGCGAACTGTGGCGAATCAGCCTCCGTGTCGCGGCATTCCGCGATGTTGATTACGGGCAATTCGTACGTGAGCTGCAGGGGATCACGCAACCATTATTGGAGGCTTACCATATGCGGGCTGAAGTTCTCTCAGAGCTTGCGCGACTGGCTCCAGACAACTCTCCCGTGGGAAAGCAAGTTATGCTTTGGAGCCATTGCGGCGGTGAGTACTCCCAACAGCAGACTCACGAGACGTTCCAGATGCTCCTGATCAGCCTCCTGGAGGAATACCGGTGTGAAGTACAACTCCTTACCGAAGACCCGCGCACCAAGCCGCTCAATGATCTCGAGCTGTTGAGCAAGCTCGACGCGGTTGTCTTGTTTGGCGACTTCACCAATGCCGATGTGGGGCTGGTAAGAGCAGGCGTGCCAGATACCATCGATGCGCGGTTCAACGTCGATTTCGGTGGATCCCCCAAACGACCAGACACCGGTGCGAAAGACTTAGGAGATTTAAGCGCCATCTACACAGGTGTGGTGCCGATTGTTTACCAAGCCCAGCGCGCACTGCTCAACAGCTTAGTGGAGAGTACGTGGTGGTCGTTCTTGACCATTACTCCTATCATGATGCTGGTTTCGCGTAGTTTTCTAGCGGGCGCCGTGGCCATGCTGCCCAATGCCGTGCCCGTGTTGTGGATTTTCGGCGGAATGGGATGGCTGGGCATTGAAATTGATATCGGCTCGATGATGACGGCCAGTATAGCACTCGGTGTAGCGGTGGATGATACCATTCACTTCTTAGCACGCTATCGTGAGGAACTCACTCACAGCTCGAATCGGCAAGAGGCGATTGTCTCCACCTATAGGCATTGTGCAGTGCCAACGCTTCAAGCAACACTCATCAGCGGACTTGGGTTGTCGGTGTTCGCGTTCAGCACCTTCACGCCAACGCAGCGTTTCGGCTGGCTGATGCTGTGCATTTTGGTAGCGGGGGGCATCGCCGAACTGGTGCTTCTACCGGCTCTACTCGCGAGTCCTTTGGGCCGACTCTTCTCGGTCCATAGGCATCCCTCAAAGACCTCGCTTCTGCTCGATCGCCTGTACCGCAAGTGGCGATGCGATGCGGCGATGGATGCATTGCAAGGTCCCTCGCAGCCTCATTGCGAGAACGCGAGTCAACGAACACTGTGA